Genomic segment of Sarcophilus harrisii chromosome 4, mSarHar1.11, whole genome shotgun sequence:
GGCCCCGCCCCCTCGTTGGGGGCGGGTAaatgccctcccctcccccacttggGTAAatcccccctctctgtctctctctctctcggggAGGAGGCGTCGGGGGGGTTGGGGTGGAAGTCTGTACTGGGAAGATGCtgctccgccgccgccgcccacCTGGGTCCGGCCTGGGGTGGGCGAACCCCCGGCAGAACCGTGCTCCCGGCAAGCCAGGTAAATACTCGGGGGCCGGAGGCACTTCGGTACTGGCCCCTTCCCCTAGCCTCCGACCCGGGGTGGTGACGGGTCCCGGGAGGCCGCGAGGGCGCACGACCCAACATGGTGTCTGCGCCCCGGGGGAGCCGGAGCCGCGGACCAGCGGCCTCCCGCTCCTTCAGGCGCGCCCCGGGAGACCCCGCGGGACCGGGTTCAGAGGCTCGAGGCCTGCGGGGTcagctcttcccctccccccctccgcGGCCGCTCGCGCCTCCGAGGGAAGCTGGTGTCCGGGGCCCCGCCCCACCCCACCCCGGCCTAGCCCTTCCCACCCGGAGGGCCCCCCGGAGCCTGGGAGCGGGGCAGGTCGGAGCCGGCCTGGAGGGCCGGCCCGGGGTCAGCCCCCGGCCCCGCAGGGCCGGCAGCCTCCTGCGGAGCCAGGGAGGCGGGGTGGGACTTCCCGGGCCCGGCCCGCCGCGGCTTGCGTggcgcgccccccccccccggccgcctcagtttcccctcgGCCTTAACGCGCCCTGGCACCCGTTCCCCGCCTCGCCGCGCTGCTCTGACCCTGCACCTCGGCAGATGGCAGAGACTTAATTCCGCCCGCTGCCCGGCGCGGCTGCAGCCTAATCGCCGCCTCCCCTCCCTGCCCTGCCCCACCTCGCCCCAGTGCCAGGCGCTGGGAGCCGGGGAGAGCggagccctcctcccccctcccctcccccacgcGCGCCGAGGGGGCCGGGGCCGGAGCGGAACCTCTTCCTGTTCAGCCTTCTTTGGCTTTCGGGCGAGAACAGAAGGAAAATCGGAGGGGGGTGGGCGGCAGCGCGCTGCGGACCGGGAGGCGGAAAGCGCTTCCCGTGAGCTGCGGGCTTCTGCTGCCTCTGGGTGTGCGTTGCGATCCAGTGACCCCAGCCGCCCACCCTGCACCAGGGCCTCGGATGGTGCAGGGGGTGTGGGGATGGCGGGCGGGGAGCGGGGCTTGAGGGCCCCCCGGGCTCAGGCCAGGCACTTCTCGCAGCCCCGGGGAGCAGCCAGGACAAAAGCCAGGGGCCACTGTATCTCAGCTGTAGGTGCCGGAGAAAGGCGAGGAATCCCCATTTTGCTTCACACTGCATgggttttttccctcctcctccatttGCTCCCCAAGGCCCCTCCACTAGTACCTGCTGCCACCTGCAGAGCCTATCTCCTGTTACCATCCCAGGGCTGGGGACAGGTGAGGGACCTGGCCCCCAAGGACCCGAGGCAtctggagagaagagaagggggaggggactGGTGGGGGTAGAGACTCCTTCTCCCTCGCTTTGGAGACTCTGCCCAAACTTCTTCACCTCTGCGTTTTTTTCTGAAGGCCACTGGGTGGCAAGGGCTTGGCgccgagggagggagggagggagggggcctGGCCTTGAATGGAATTGGTGATGGAGGTGTGGAGCTTTTTACCTTGGTGGCCTCAGGGGTCCCTCCCCCAGCTCCCTCTCACATCCCAGGGTAGCTTCTCCTATCCGTGCTGGTCCCTTGGcttgggaagaaaggagagagaacgCTGGAGAAAGGAGGGGTTGGCTGAGGGAAGTGTGTGCCACTCTAGGGAAGACTGGGGAGCTGAGCAGCAGGTGTTTGTGACTGAGGAGAGGCCCCGAGCCGAGCCTTTTGTGACCAGCTCTGGGGCATTGTCTCCGGGTCTCTCCGGCTCCTAATCTCTGGATCTCCCTATTCCTGAGGCCATTTTTCACTTTGATcagtttttattctctttccaaatGGTAAGAATCACCCCAATTAGCATTGAATTTATGAATGGTCTCAAATGGCCCCAACCTCAGATTTCTATTGTCCTCTCATCCTAATCCTTAGCAGATCTGAggtattttttttatctgaatttgATATATCTTTTGTGTGCCACTTTacagtttttatttgattttatcctTAAAACAGTTTTGTAGGGAGTTGGAATAAATCTCTGCCTTTTATAGGTGGTGAAGCTGAATGTGAAACTTAGGATGAGCTTGAATCCCAGTTTAGGGCTCTGACCACTTGGCCCTATTGACTTCCTCATCTTTTGTAGGCTTCCTTTGACTCATAGTTGACCTTAATTGATTCTGTGGCCAACCTTGAGCCTAGATCAGTATATGCATCAACAATTATcgattaattgttttttctttgctggGTACTGAGCTGACTGATGGAGTCACTTCAAGGACAGGGCCCATGTCTGTATCTAAAACCTCTGCTGATTTCAGCCCTCTGTAAACTCAAGAcccttcttaccccccacctccacccTCACACagttccatctctttctctggctttcttgtttactttcttgtcttcacttttctttcttgctattacttcttatccttctctctcccttccctcaccaCCATCCTTACCCAGATGCTTTTTTGGACTTTTTCCTATTTGGATCCTCAAAGCTCCTCCCAGTTCAGCCTCTCTAGTAATTGGGACCCTGCCCTCCCACTGCTCCACTGACAACACACTGGTGCAGGCTCTCATTACCAGTTCCCTAGTCTCTTGTAGTAACCTCCTAATTATCTTTGACTCCATTTCCATTCTTTGCCTGACCTTTAATCCAGTCTTCATCCTGCTGGCAGAAACCTCTTCCTTAGAGATGGTTATTCCAATCCTGATCAAACTCTTTGGCAGATTCCTTTTACtcatcaaataatatttaaactCTTCCAATCTGGCCTCCTCCTTTTCCAGCCTTATGTTCCatcattcccttctctttctgttttgtaCTTCAGCTAGATCCCTGCCTGATGAATCGGTAGACCTGTTTTTCAGTCCAAACCTTCCTTGTTCTCCCTGGGTGGTAATTTACCTTTTTCTTTAGATCTCAGAATATTGGTTTTTTGTTCTGTAGTCACAGACCCTGCAGACCTGGAAGAGATCTCGGAGCTCATCTAGTGTAGtcctttcatttaacagatgagaaaagtgaggtccagagaggttaatGACTTTAACTAAATAACTGGGAAATAAGCCTCAGGAAAGATTGAACCCACTGTTGAGATTCTAGAGACAGGTTTCTTCCAGCTGTTCCACAGCTGCCTCCCCTTCTCTTGCAATATTGTGTATCAAAGCTGTCTAAGGTGTTGACTTATTCCCCctactagactgtaagctccttaaggacagaatTGGTGTCTTTGTTTCAACCTTGTGTCTGCCACAGTGGTTAACACAGAGCTCTGCACACAGTGggtccttaataaatgattgttgtaCTGCATTGTCCAGTCTGAGGGTTCTTAACAAGGttaaagagaggggaaaggatgggaaataaaagaaagttcTCTCCTCCCTGAAGTCTCAACTGCACCCTCTTATTCCCTCTTTCCCCAGGTGTAGGTCCCACCCCCACTATGGGGGACATGAAGACCCCAGACTTTGATGACCTCCTTGCTGCCTTTGACATCCCTGATATTGATGCTAATGAGGCCATACATTCAGGGCCTGAGGAAAGTGAGGGGCCTGGGGCCCAAGGGAAGGCAGAACCCAATGGTGGGGGATCTTCCGGGGAAGGACCAGGGGCTGCTGGAGACGCGGCGGCTCCGGCCCAGCCCTCTGATCATAGCCTTCCCCATCCAGACATCTCTGCTGTCAGCGTTATTGTCAAAAACACTGTATGCCCGGAACAGCCTGATTCTGTGGGTGGTGGTCCAGGTGGGGACGGAGTGCGAGGAGGGCCAGGGCCCAAGGAAGGGACCATGGGACCCCGACAACTACAGAATGGTTTTGGGGGCCCTGAGCCATCCCCCTCAGGAGCTGCCCGCTCCCCAGTTCCTCCCAAAGGAGAGAGTTGGAAAGACAAAACAGGGGAAGGGAAGCCTTCCTTGGACCTCTTTGCACATTTTGGGCCCGAGTCCCAGGCCCCAGGCCCCTTGCCGCCTCCTGTTCCGTCATCCCGTGAGGGGACCCTgacttctccctctttctctaccCCTTTTGAATTGAGCCAGGAAAATGGTCCTTCTCTGCTGCCACCTGATTCTTCCCGACCCTCAGGAACCACAGAGCCAGGCAGTGACAGCCCCCTTCGTCCTTCTGGCTCGGGCAGGTCTGGTGTGGCCTCCAGCCCCAAAGAGGTGGGCGTCCTTCCTGCCCAGGGGGGTGGGGCCCCTTTTTTTAAGTCATTGCCAGCCTCAGGAAACCCTCCTAGCTCCCCAAAGCCACTGGGTACCGGTCCACCGAgggatgaagatgaagaagatgagGGAACAGCCGACAAGTCTGCCCCTGATACCCCTCAGAGTCCTTCAAGCGGAGCTGAGGCAGCCGATGAGGACAGCAATGACTCCCCAGCCTCTTCCAGCTCCTCCCGACCTCTCAAAGTTCGTATTAAAACTATTAAAACCTCCTGTGGGAATATTACCAGAACAGTGACACGGGTGCCCTCAGACCCTGAGCCCCCTCCTGCCGCTGTTCCCCCGACTGAAGGGACCCTTCCAGCAGAGGCTGGCCCCCCAAAGGCACCCCCGGTGACCTCAACCCCCGAAAGCCCCAAGGTGGTGAGCGTCCAGCTAGGGGATGGCACCAAGCTGAAGGGCACAGTGCTTCCAGTAGCTACCATCCAGAACGCCAGCACCGCCATGCTGATGGCGGCGAATGTGGCCCGCAAGGCCGTGGTTCTGCCTGCTTCTGCCGCCCCCAAGGGCGTGGCCAAAAATGTTCTTGGCTTGGCACCCCAGACTCTGCCCAAATCTGAGGGGAAGGGGGCACTGGGGGGCGGGGGTCAGAAAGTCAATGGTGCCTCTGTGGTGATGGTGCAGCCCTCGCGGCCCACGGGTGCTGGGGGCACAGTGATCTCTCGGACCCAGTCAGGGCTGGTGGAGGCTTTCAACAAGGTCCTCAACAGCAAGAACCTACTGCCGGCTTACCGCCCCAACCTGTGCCCGCCGGCGGAGGCGGGGCTGGCCCTGCCCCCTTCTGGCTACCGCTGCTTGGAGTGTGGGGACGCCTTCTCCTTGGAGAAGAGCCTGGCCAGACATTATGACCGCCGCAGCATGCGCATCGAGGTCACCTGCAACCACTGTGCCCGCCGACTAGTCTTCTTCAACAAATGCAGCCTCCTCCTGCATGCCCGTGAGCACAAGGACAGGGGCCTGGTCATGCAGTGCTCTCACCTCGTCATGCGGCCCGTGGCCCTGGACCAGATGGTCGGGCAGCCAGACATCACGCCTCTGGTGCCTGTGGCTGTGCCCCCCCCGGCGCCCCCCCTTCCTGCCACTCCAGGCAAAGGGGAAGGGGCGGCTGACTCCCCGGCGTTGCCCCCGGCGGCAGAGCCGCCACCAACCTCTGCTCCCACCTTGACTTACACCTGCTTTCGATGCCTCGAGTGTAAGGAGCAGTGTCGGGACAAGGCCGGGATGGCCGCTCACTTCCAACAGGTCGGACCCCCTGCTCCTGGGGTCGCCAGCAACGTGAGTCATCCTTCTCTCAGGGGGAGGGGCCGCGGCCATGAAAGGGGGCGAGGGCTGGGACGGTACCGACAGGCCAAGTAGGGGAGGGCAAGCTCAGGTCTGGGGGGGAGAAAGCTCTGTGGACAAGAAGGGGACACCCCCTGGGGCTCGTGTGGGGTATGTGCGGGCTCAGCCTAAGCCTCCAGTCTGGGCCCCCTCGGAGCCTGCGGCTTCCAGCAGGTGCACTCTGCCTTACTCTGCCCCCCCTTTCCAGGTGTGTTCAACTTGCCCCATGATGCTTCCCAATCGCTGTAGCTTGAGTGCCCACCAGCGCATGCACAAGAGCCGCCCCCCTCATGTCTGCCCTGAGTGTGGGGGGAACTTCTTGCTGGCCAACTTCCAAACTCACCTTTGGGAAACCTGTCTCCATTTCTCCCGGCGCGTCGGATACAGGTGCCCACCCTCTCTTACTTTGTCGTGTCCCCAACTTGGCCCGCTAAGTCTCCTCGGAGGGCTCGGTGGGGCCCCCTCCTTTGTTTCCATTGGTTTCCTGTGGAGCTGTGGAAGGAGGGTCCTGCCTTCCGGGAGTCTGCCTGGCCCACTGCCCGTCCCACTCAGGAGGCTTGCTTGTGGCTGCGGCCCTGCAGCCGccacttttctccctctcctccagtcttcctctctctttccctcactaCTCTCTAGGGGACCAGATCCCTGTTCCCCCAGAATCTGCCCGAGAATGGTACTGTGGGCCAGAGATGGTGTCGTGTTTGGGCTGCCCTCGCCGCTCATTGTCGCTTTCCTCCCAGGTGCCCCAGCTGTTCAGTGGTGTTTGGTGGAGTGAACTCCATCAAGTCCCACATCCAGACATCCCACTGCGAAGTTTTCCACAAGTGCCCCATTTGTCCCATGGCTTTCAAGTCCGCACCCAGCGCTCATGCACACCTCCTCACCCAGCACCCAGGCTTCAATGCCCAGGAAGCCAAGTGAGACCCAGGATCTGGGGGGGAGCGTGGGCCTCCACGGGCTTGGGGGGGCATCTGAGGAGCCAGAAGGAGCCTCTCCCTGCATCCTTCCATAGGCTGATCTACAAGTGTGCCATGTGTGACACAGTCTTCACCCACAAGCCTCTGCTCTCCTCACACTTTGACCAGCACCTGCTGCCCCAGCGCGTCAGTGTCTTCAAGTGCCCGTCCTGCCCTTTACTTTTTGCTCAGAAGAGGACCATGCTGGAGCATCTCAAGGTGGCCGTGGGCACTGTAGCTGAGCATCTTGAGAGGGGCtggagggcggggggggggggcaggaaccTGCAATGGGAGGGGCAGGAAAAACCATGCTGAAATGTTTCTGGGGACAAGGGGTCAACAGGAAGTAGGGGTTGTGGGAAAATGAAGTGGGGGTTAAGCCATAGAAAGAGAAGCTCCTCTCCCCATCTCAACCATGGTgactcccctcccttctctccatcccacAGAACAGTCATCAGACTGTGCGGCCCGGAGAGGAAGCTGGGGGGAAAGGGACAGGGGGTACCCTGCTTACCCCTAAGCCTGAACCTGAGGAATTGGCTCTGTCTCGGGGTAGGGCAGGCCCTCCCACAGAAGAGTCATCTTCCTCTTCAGAAGAAGAGGAACCCCCTAGTTCCCCTGACCTACCCCGACCAGCTAAGAGGTCCCGACGTGAACCACGGGGGAACAGGGGCAGCAGGGGACGGGGTGGGGGGCTTGGGGGCTGGACCTGCGGCCTCTGCCACTCGTGGTTTCCCGAACAAGACGAGTATGTGGCCCACATGAAGAAGGAACACGGCAAGGTGAGGGGATAGCAGCACCCAGGAGGCCACATGGGACTTTGTGGGGGGCTTGGGACCGGAGATGAGGCGGTGGGATGACGAAGTGGGGTGGGGTAGTTAGTCTCAGATGCCTGAGGGGTGGGTGATGGGGTCCCCGAAGCTCAGTATCAGGGAACCTCACCCTGACTTATCCCCCGGTTCCACCTCTCTCCAGTCGGTGAAAAAGTTTCCCTGCAGACTTTGTGAACGCTCCTTTTGCTCTGCCCCCAGCCTGAGGCGCCACGTCAGGGTCAACCATGAGGGCATCAAGCGTGTCTACCCCTGCAGGTAACCGGGCCTTTGTCCGGCACTAGCTCCCCGGAttgtttcccttcccccccccccgcagGAGGTCCCATGCGGATCCTATCCTTCTCTCCACCCCAGGTACTGCACAGAGGGCAAACGCACTTTCAGCAGCCGGCTGATCTTGGAGAAGCACGTCCAGGTCCGGCACAGGCTGCGGCTGGGTGCCCAGTCCCCAAGTCTGGCAGGGACACTTGCACGTGGCGGTGCCCAGGTACCCAGGGGACCCAAGGGTGGGCGGTCAGTTAGAGGCAGCTCCTGGGAGATGAGATCAACCGCTGGAGGGTGCGGACAGGTCTCAGAAGTGGGCAGCTGAGGGCACGGCTCCCAGAGGCTAGCATGGGGTCACCCTTCCCACCCAGCTGTCACCCTGGCTTTTCCAGGCTTCTGGGCCCAAGCGCCGCCCGTCCTCGGACTCCTGCAGTGAGGAGCCAGACAGCACCACTCCACCAGCCAAACCCCTGCGAGCCGGGCCCGGTGGTGGCGGCCGGCCACCCCTGCGCTACCGGACCTCGAGCGGGGCTGAGCAGGGCCACCCGGGAGGGCTTCGCGGCGACGACGGGGCCTCTCAGTGTCGGGACTGTGGCCTCTGCTTTGCCTCGCCTGGCTCCCTCAGCAGACACCGGTTCATCAGCCACAAGAAGAGGCGCTGTGGGGGGCTTGCTGGCGGGGGAGCGGGGGCTGTGGAGGAAGTGCCTCCCCAGTCGGGGCCTGAGCTTGAAGGAGGGGACTCGCCTTCGCCGGCTTCTGGGGGACCCCTGGTCTGCAAGGTCTGTGGCAAAGGCTTTGACAGCCCGCTCAACCTCAAGACACATTTTCGAACCCATGGCATGGCTTTCATCCGTGCCCGGCAGGGCGGtaatggggacagctaggtgacccCCTCCTCCCTGGGAAGCAGGGGGGAGGGGCCCTGGAGCTCTAGAGGAGGTAAAAACGGACCCCCACCACTGCTGTCTCCTCATGCCCGGGCTAGGAAGGacatcccctccctcctctcatcTCCCTTGCCCCATATTGGGTTTGGCACCTGGGTCCCAGAGAGGACCTTCCTCATCTCATTTCCCGACCTAACACTAATCCTCAGCTCCCCCCTCTCTTCAGGCATTTAGTGTGtaggtgggggggtggggtggggattaGAAACCTGTCTCTACTTTGGTTTTAGAGGCACCCCCAACtgatcctccctccccttcttggTTCCCCCCAACCTTAGGCACCAGGAGAGGTGACCTTCCCCTCCTCGGGCCTGCCCCCAgcctcctggctccaggcccGGCCCCTACAGTGCCTTTCACTTCTCTTTGTTCAGAAACTCTATGGGAGGTTGGTGGGGACCAGGGAGGGCAGAAGGGGTGGGTACTCAGGAATCTTTATTCTTGtagtaataagaataattaataatattaacattgAGAGGGGAGGGGAGCGGAGCACTGGGCCCATTAAAACTGCTAGTGGTTTAATCCCAATTCCAGCTTCTACTTTCTGCGCCTTGGGTTGGGCAGGCATAGGAGCTTTCCTGCTGGTCAGCGGCTGACCAAGTTAAGTGAGAACACAAGTGGCTAACTAAGGACTTTatttcaaaccaaaaaaaaaaaaaaaaaaaattaaaaataaaaaaattgagagcATTTTCCCTAGGCCAGAGGGAGTGGGGTCAGAACGGACACAGGTTATCTCCACCCCCTGGGCCTGGGGCAGAATGGGGACTGGACCCACACCTCAAGGAAGGAGGCCTGCTTCCCTTTCCCTGTTTCCCCAATGGGGGCACAGTAAGTGGAGGGGCCGCAATCAGATTCCCCCTCCAGTAGGGGGAACGCCAGGTACGTGCTGTGAGCCTCTTCCACCACGGACATGGTGATGGAGAAACCAGTGGGCCAAGGGAATGGCTAGTCCCCACCTTTAGTCAagctcccctttcctcttcctgtgACCCAGAGCAGATGGGGAAGGGGAGCCAAGGAAAACCCCCCAGACCCCAGAAAggtccccttctttcccccaaactCTAGTATCCCTTCATCATCTCCATGGGGGGCAGTGGCTCCTGGAGCCTGTCACAGGTGGTAATACTGTCAGAAATGGGGGAAGGGGTCAGGAAACCCCAATAAGCTTCCTCCCTGACACTCCTCCACTCCAGGGGCAAGCTCCCTCATCACCGAGTGATCCTCGCTAGCACTCTCACCATTTGTCTCCCTCGGGTGGATGCTGACCCTCCCAGGGAGTCTCTCattgccccccccacccccgctgCTCCCTGGGGCTGGCAGCAGGGCGTCACATGATGCCATTGGTGAGGTACTGGAAGCCATCATAGAGTTTGGTGGTGATGGACCGCATGCTGCCGTCCACCATCTGCTCCACCAGTAGCTGTAGCTGTTCCTCAGTCATGCTCATGTGGAAGCGCTCCTTGAGGTTGCGGATGGTGCTGGAGCCATGGAAGCAGGGCAGCTGGGAGCCTGTGGAGGGGGGATTCGGGGGTCACCCACAAGCACAAGGCCTGCAGGCCTGCTTCTGACCTGGATCAGCACCTCCCCTTCCcgcgccccccccctcccccccatcctgTTCTCTTGTCCACAGCTGCCAAGCCTAAGGGCCCTGACAAGGCTCCAGTGCAATTATGTGGGGTAGGGGGTGAGAAGGGAAGAGCTGGGGGAGACCTGCCCCAGGTGCAGGAACAGGAGGGGTCCCTGGGCTGTGATGAGCCAGGCAAGGAAGGCCGGGGCCCGGTCACTTATCTGGCTGCAGTCTCTGCCTATGCTACAGGACACTCACAGATGACCTGGGCCACCGTCATTACGGGGCTGGGCGGGGACTCTCCCGTGCAACGTCGGCAACCTGTGGGGTGTGGCCGGGGTGGCCCAATTGAGTATTGATAGGGAAGAGGTGAGCCAACAGCTGAAGGAGAGCTTGGAAAGGCAGGCTTGGGCAGAGAAGGAAGGCCCAAGTGAcagacaggaaagaaaagaagagagccaAGGGAGAGCACTGAACTGGGAACTAGGGGCTGTGGCCAGTGGGACGGAAAATGGAAACGGAATGGGGCTGCTGACTTCCAAGTGAGATGGGACCAGGACCTGGACTCCCTAAGAAGTAGGGGAGAAATGAAGAGCTCCGGGACCAGGCGGAGCCCAGGACACCCAGGGCTGCCCCAAAGTGCGGGAGAGTTGGTGTATGCAGGTGTGGGTCGCTTTCCCCGAGCTACCAGCCAGGACTCGGGCTCTTGGACCTGCCAGCATGCGGCAGGGTGGGGCCCGCTCCACTACCTCGGCCCAAGGGCCCCCACCTTGCTGCATGATCTCCACGATCTGCACCACCTTGTCCATGTGTTTCCGGGCAGCAATGAGCCCCTGCAGCATCAGCATCTTGTAGTAGTTAAACATGTCACCATCCAGCCCTCCCATCACCTGGAGAATGGAGGGGTAAGTGGGAAGCACAGctctgaagggaagggaagaagctcACAACTAAGCTCTGCCCTTCCCCACTCACTTCCCACCTGCCCTCTCACAGAGCTAACGTCCTCCTTAGCCAAGAAATTGGCAAGGATCACCCACATGTCCCCTCGCTATCTGGGCCATTCCATTCCATGGTACAGAACCCCAGAGTTCATCCTCCTCCTGGCAGGGAGCTTGATGGAGACTAGCTTTTACAAACTCACATCCACAAACTCTGTGGTCAGTTTAAACGCTGAAGTCTCAAAGCCCAGGTTCCGAGGGGAGCTGGAGAGGATGAAGCCAAAGTCGATGTGGATGATGTGACCATCGGCATCTAGAAGGATATTCCCATTGTGCCTGAAGAGGAGATAAAGATAGTAGGTAAAGGAGGAAGCAAAGTACTTGTGGGTCAGTGTGACCCCGAACCCCCCCAAGTGAACATGTGTTGAGCAAAAGCTTTTTGCAAAATCCACTCCTGGCTGCCTTCACCCATCCTGGGAGCTCATACTACCAGCAGACACCcttcaatgaggaaaaaatgcCAGCAGAGGCCGTAGTGTCCAAAATTGCTATTAATATGAGAAAACTCAATTTTCACCTCACTTATTTAGCAATAACCACCTGGAGCACAGCCGACAGATAAGTCCGAACAGTCTCCGAACCTCATGGGgaaagtctctctgaagaactttttGCTTAATCCAACACTTCTAATAAAATTCATGGTTGGGTTTACCAGCCCATAATAAGCAGCAGCAAAGTCTGAAGGGCTGCAGAAACAGGAACACTAAAAACCCagagaaatgtttatatttagtttaaaaaaaaattaacagggaACATCTTAGACCTACAAGTCACATTAGTTGCTGGGGGGCAtatgaattaaagaaagaaaattccaggTCTTAATGACTTCCAAAAGAATGTCCCACAAGGGAGCCAAGATTACTCCAAGGTGGGGAAGGCAGAGACCTATTCAGCATAACACAACCCAGCCAGGCAAGGCCTTTGTTAAGTAAAGTGTTAGTATCCAAGGAGGCCAAGGGGGTGGGGTGCCTTAAATCTCACTGGCCAGAGGGGAAACTGCTCTCCTTTCATGTCCCAACCAATCACCAGGGCACTAGAGGAAGCAGAGCTCAAATTAGGAAAAGCTCTGGGTTTGGGATAAAAAAACCATGCAATTTTACTCTGATCCAGTTCCCTGCATGTTAAACCATCACAGGTTATTCCCTGAATAACGCcacaatttttctgtttttcctacaTTTGAGtcgctcatcatttttttttaaaaggttcaaCAGACTGCTGTTCGATTTCTTTGTTccacaatggaatgaatctctcatTCTCTAAGAGAACTGGAAACGAGTTAGGAACAGGAAGGGCAGACAGCCATCCCATTTCAGCCATCCATCTGCTAGATCCTATTGTGATAGTGCTTCAGGAAACTGGATTCAAAATCCTGAGCTTTGGCCTAGAAAATGGTTTTCTAGCAAAAACAACACCCTCCTCCCCTACATCTGGCATGCTGTTTGTTTGCATGGCTCTGATGACTTGGAAATTAAGCACACCTCTTGCTTTCAGACCCTCCTATGCTCAGGGAAGCCAAGCTGTTTCCTTTCCCAAACCACTGATAGATGGCTTTAGAATCTATGTTAAGACTACTCAACACTCAGGACAACCAGCAGGAATATAGTTGCATTCTGGATGTTCCAGCACAGACAGAGATGCAGTGATGTCTAGGTGGTCCCCCAGGCTGGGGGACATATGCATATGTGAGAGGTTGGGGCAGGGGCTCAAAGCTGAG
This window contains:
- the ZNF687 gene encoding zinc finger protein 687 isoform X4, which codes for MLLRRRRPPGSGLGWANPRQNRAPGKPGVGPTPTMGDMKTPDFDDLLAAFDIPDIDANEAIHSGPEESEGPGAQGKAEPNGGGSSGEGPGAAGDAAAPAQPSDHSLPHPDISAVSVIVKNTVCPEQPDSVGGGPGGDGVRGGPGPKEGTMGPRQLQNGFGGPEPSPSGAARSPVPPKGESWKDKTGEGKPSLDLFAHFGPESQAPGPLPPPVPSSREGTLTSPSFSTPFELSQENGPSLLPPDSSRPSGTTEPGSDSPLRPSGSGRSGVASSPKEVGVLPAQGGGAPFFKSLPASGNPPSSPKPLGTGPPRDEDEEDEGTADKSAPDTPQSPSSGAEAADEDSNDSPASSSSSRPLKVRIKTIKTSCGNITRTVTRVPSDPEPPPAAVPPTEGTLPAEAGPPKAPPVTSTPESPKVVSVQLGDGTKLKGTVLPVATIQNASTAMLMAANVARKAVVLPASAAPKGVAKNVLGLAPQTLPKSEGKGALGGGGQKVNGASVVMVQPSRPTGAGGTVISRTQSGLVEAFNKVLNSKNLLPAYRPNLCPPAEAGLALPPSGYRCLECGDAFSLEKSLARHYDRRSMRIEVTCNHCARRLVFFNKCSLLLHAREHKDRGLVMQCSHLVMRPVALDQMVGQPDITPLVPVAVPPPAPPLPATPGKGEGAADSPALPPAAEPPPTSAPTLTYTCFRCLECKEQCRDKAGMAAHFQQVGPPAPGVASNVCSTCPMMLPNRCSLSAHQRMHKSRPPHVCPECGGNFLLANFQTHLWETCLHFSRRVGYRCPSCSVVFGGVNSIKSHIQTSHCEVFHKCPICPMAFKSAPSAHAHLLTQHPGFNAQEAKLIYKCAMCDTVFTHKPLLSSHFDQHLLPQRVSVFKCPSCPLLFAQKRTMLEHLKNSHQTVRPGEEAGGKGTGGTLLTPKPEPEELALSRGRAGPPTEESSSSSEEEEPPSSPDLPRPAKRSRREPRGNRGSRGRGGGLGGWTCGLCHSWFPEQDEYVAHMKKEHGKSVKKFPCRLCERSFCSAPSLRRHVRVNHEGIKRVYPCRYCTEGKRTFSSRLILEKHVQVRHRLRLGAQSPSLAGTLARGGAQASGPKRRPSSDSCSEEPDSTTPPAKPLRAGPGGGGRPPLRYRTSSGAEQGHPGGLRGDDGASQCRDCGLCFASPGSLSRHRFISHKKRRCGGLAGGGAGAVEEVPPQSGPELEGGDSPSPASGGPLVCKVCGKGFDSPLNLKTHFRTHGMAFIRARQGGNGDS
- the ZNF687 gene encoding zinc finger protein 687 isoform X3, coding for MGFFPPPPFAPQGPSTSTCCHLQSLSPVTIPGLGTGVGPTPTMGDMKTPDFDDLLAAFDIPDIDANEAIHSGPEESEGPGAQGKAEPNGGGSSGEGPGAAGDAAAPAQPSDHSLPHPDISAVSVIVKNTVCPEQPDSVGGGPGGDGVRGGPGPKEGTMGPRQLQNGFGGPEPSPSGAARSPVPPKGESWKDKTGEGKPSLDLFAHFGPESQAPGPLPPPVPSSREGTLTSPSFSTPFELSQENGPSLLPPDSSRPSGTTEPGSDSPLRPSGSGRSGVASSPKEVGVLPAQGGGAPFFKSLPASGNPPSSPKPLGTGPPRDEDEEDEGTADKSAPDTPQSPSSGAEAADEDSNDSPASSSSSRPLKVRIKTIKTSCGNITRTVTRVPSDPEPPPAAVPPTEGTLPAEAGPPKAPPVTSTPESPKVVSVQLGDGTKLKGTVLPVATIQNASTAMLMAANVARKAVVLPASAAPKGVAKNVLGLAPQTLPKSEGKGALGGGGQKVNGASVVMVQPSRPTGAGGTVISRTQSGLVEAFNKVLNSKNLLPAYRPNLCPPAEAGLALPPSGYRCLECGDAFSLEKSLARHYDRRSMRIEVTCNHCARRLVFFNKCSLLLHAREHKDRGLVMQCSHLVMRPVALDQMVGQPDITPLVPVAVPPPAPPLPATPGKGEGAADSPALPPAAEPPPTSAPTLTYTCFRCLECKEQCRDKAGMAAHFQQVGPPAPGVASNVCSTCPMMLPNRCSLSAHQRMHKSRPPHVCPECGGNFLLANFQTHLWETCLHFSRRVGYRCPSCSVVFGGVNSIKSHIQTSHCEVFHKCPICPMAFKSAPSAHAHLLTQHPGFNAQEAKLIYKCAMCDTVFTHKPLLSSHFDQHLLPQRVSVFKCPSCPLLFAQKRTMLEHLKNSHQTVRPGEEAGGKGTGGTLLTPKPEPEELALSRGRAGPPTEESSSSSEEEEPPSSPDLPRPAKRSRREPRGNRGSRGRGGGLGGWTCGLCHSWFPEQDEYVAHMKKEHGKSVKKFPCRLCERSFCSAPSLRRHVRVNHEGIKRVYPCRYCTEGKRTFSSRLILEKHVQVRHRLRLGAQSPSLAGTLARGGAQASGPKRRPSSDSCSEEPDSTTPPAKPLRAGPGGGGRPPLRYRTSSGAEQGHPGGLRGDDGASQCRDCGLCFASPGSLSRHRFISHKKRRCGGLAGGGAGAVEEVPPQSGPELEGGDSPSPASGGPLVCKVCGKGFDSPLNLKTHFRTHGMAFIRARQGGNGDS